A window of Methanolobus sediminis contains these coding sequences:
- a CDS encoding ArsR/SmtB family transcription factor: MSVENSNHVCADPTCLDDRVRHLPSEDSIYSMCKIFNALQCTTRLKILFLLLQGDLCVKAIEDALGITQSAISHSLKNLRQLDLVRVRKEGRFAVYYLADEHVELLMSMCREHVEEIKQ, from the coding sequence ATGTCTGTGGAAAATTCAAACCATGTTTGTGCAGATCCAACATGCCTTGATGATAGAGTCCGGCATCTCCCTTCAGAAGACTCCATTTATTCAATGTGCAAAATATTCAATGCACTCCAGTGCACAACCCGCCTGAAGATTCTTTTTCTGCTGTTGCAGGGCGATCTTTGTGTAAAAGCTATTGAGGATGCTCTGGGAATCACCCAGTCTGCAATATCCCATAGTCTGAAAAACCTGAGGCAGCTTGATCTTGTAAGGGTCAGGAAAGAAGGCCGGTTTGCTGTTTATTACCTTGCGGATGAACATGTTGAATTACTGATGTCTATGTGCAGAGAACACGTGGAGGAGATCAAACAATGA